One stretch of Armigeres subalbatus isolate Guangzhou_Male chromosome 2, GZ_Asu_2, whole genome shotgun sequence DNA includes these proteins:
- the LOC134210391 gene encoding uncharacterized protein LOC134210391 has product MEQQVELISISGPILPTVPDPITEAQRAYNPILDKESSKLGLDEMLSRAGLSNYASIIMSDHGIRDSEEFCQLQECDLKLFCRIARDRILLRRLLTNLKNLFNTADKMDIPGRVDQAVELVAQNPKKFKNFTEYLNNRSDGKAVLQYYDEHGTLTNALRNDLVKMILMDATMEGVEMNTRFNEYISQKIAVTFPNENPDTYYKAAHTTTEGLRVTSTGKLLKRKGPVLQALGLRKTKERKTISVPKSADVSDEEQLNARNWLIYGRTPIEMLRQQWEVCYELRRKDVENADELVEVFELYPIFKDPKAAFLIELDFDKMYPGATSNFYARFPLLHHKLEKFIADAVSKDKAYSPLCEAYKSATDGHRKDYLLCMLMPLVIQTNYRVKGNWKPSIKETQDSFILEVETAGDVRRKIQQRLEFLKSKFGDMRLQPQIVAVASTRTDSAIFVMFGGSEYIAENILHALCI; this is encoded by the exons atggAGCAACAAGTGGAGTTAATTTCCATCAGTGGGCCCATTCTTCCCACTGTTCCCGATCCAATAACGGAAGCCCAGAGAGCTTACAACCCAATCCTTGATAAAGAGAGCTCCAAACTTGGGCTAGACGAAATGCTCTCCCGGGCTGGTCTCAGCAATTACGCCAGCATTATTATGTCTGATCACGGAATcagagactccgaagaattctgTCAGCTTCAAGAATGCGACTTGAAGCTTTTTTGCAGAATTGCTCGTGATCGTATTTTGCTTCGACGACTGCTCACAAACTTG AAAAACTTGTTTAATACGGCGGATAAAATGGACATACCTGGACGAGTTGATCAAGCCGTAGAACTTGTCGCGCAAAATCCGAAAAAG TTCAAAAACTTCACGGAGTATCTGAATAACAGATCAGATGGGAAAGCTGTATTGCAGTACTATGATGAACATGGTACTTTGACGAACGCGTTAAGAAACGATCTGGTTAAAATGATTCTGATGGATGCAACTATGGAAGGTGTAGAAATGAACACTAGATTTAACGAGTATATAAGTCAAAAAATAGCTGTCACGTTTCCGAACGAAAATCCT GATACATATTACAAAGCTGCGCATACCACCACGGAAGGATTGAGAGTCACCTCGACAGGCAAACTACTCAAAAGAAAAGGTCCAGTACTTCAAGCACTAGGTCTGAGGAAGACCAAGGAGAGAAAGACTATCTCTGTACCGAAGTCGGCAGATGTCTCAG ATGAAGAACAATTGAATGCTAGAAACTGGCTAATATATGGAAGAACGCCCATCGAAATGTTACGGCAGCAATGGGAAGTATGCTACGAATTGCGAAGAAAAGATGTAGAGAACGCTGATGAGCTAGTAGAGGTCTTTGAACTCTACCCAATATTCAAAGATCCGAAGGCGGCATTTTTG atagagcttgattttgataaaatgtACCCTGGCGCGACGAGCAACTTTTACGCTCGATTTCCTTTGCTGCATCATAAATTGGAAAAATTTATTGCAGACGCAGTTTCGAAGGACAAAGCTTATTCTCCTTTATGCGAAGCATACAAATCTGCGACAGATGGACATCGGAAGGACTATCTTCTGTGTATGCTCATGCCGCTGGTTATTCAAACCAATTATCGCGTGAAAGGAAATTGGAAGCCGTCTATTAAAGAGACCCAAGATAGTTTCATCTTGGAAGTTGAG ACCGCAGGTGACGTCCGACGAAAAATACAGCAGCGGTTGGAGTTCCTGAAGAGTAAATTTGGCGACATGCGTCTTCAACCACAGATTGTTGCGGTGGCATCCACAAGGACAGATtcggcaatatttgttatgttCGGTGGATCTGAGTACATAGCGGAGAACATACTACATGCACTTTGTATATGA